A window of Formosa sp. Hel1_31_208 contains these coding sequences:
- a CDS encoding DUF1569 domain-containing protein, translated as MSLQNLNLALTNLEPHIENHSVSNLKISKGNLAWHIDHSLKVVNTVIIALQKSDPNSYKNNFSFLGKLFFKLGFFPRGKAKAPKYVKPPEVILKEDLISQMQRAKANVETISSLDKNAYFNHPLFGNINTKRVTYFLALHTNHHLKIINDIVMT; from the coding sequence ATGAGTTTACAAAACTTAAATCTCGCGCTTACTAATTTAGAGCCTCACATTGAAAACCATAGTGTTTCTAACTTAAAAATTTCTAAAGGAAATCTCGCTTGGCATATAGACCACAGCCTTAAGGTGGTTAATACTGTAATTATTGCGCTCCAAAAATCTGATCCAAATTCGTATAAAAATAATTTTAGTTTTTTGGGAAAGCTATTCTTTAAACTTGGTTTCTTTCCTAGAGGAAAGGCTAAAGCTCCAAAATATGTTAAACCTCCAGAAGTTATCCTAAAAGAGGATCTTATCTCACAAATGCAACGAGCTAAGGCTAATGTTGAAACAATATCTAGTTTAGACAAGAACGCTTATTTCAATCACCCATTATTTGGTAATATTAACACAAAAAGAGTCACCTATTTTTTAGCACTACACACAAATCATCACTTAAAAATTATAAATGATATTGTCATGACATAA
- the ahcY gene encoding adenosylhomocysteinase — MDKTTTYVPYKVKDMSLADWGRKEIELAEAEMPGLMSLREEYKDSQPLKGARIAGCLHMTIQTAVLIETLEALGAEVTWSSCNIFSTQDQAAAAIAAAGIPVYAWKGMTEEEFDWCIEQTLFFGEDRKPLNMILDDGGDLTNMVFDRYPELMEGINGLSEETTTGVHRLYERMKNGTLSMPAINVNDSVTKSKFDNKYGCKESAVDAIRRATDIMLAGKRVTVCGYGDVGKGTAASFKGAGSIVTVTEVDPICALQAAMDGFEVKRLETVVGNTDIVITTTGNKDIVQGQHFEAMKDKTIVCNIGHFDNEIDMAWLKKNHGNTHVEIKPQVDKYTIDGKDVIILAEGRLVNLGCATGHPSFVMSNSFTNQTLAQLELWTNKDAYKNEVYMLPKHLDEKVAKLHLAKIGVELTELRKDQADYIGVPQEGPFKPEYYRY, encoded by the coding sequence ATGGATAAAACCACAACTTACGTACCGTACAAAGTAAAAGACATGTCTCTTGCAGATTGGGGAAGAAAGGAAATTGAATTGGCAGAGGCAGAAATGCCAGGGTTGATGAGTCTTCGTGAAGAATATAAAGATTCTCAACCATTAAAAGGTGCTCGAATTGCTGGATGTCTTCATATGACCATTCAAACGGCGGTATTAATTGAAACACTAGAAGCTCTCGGTGCAGAAGTGACTTGGAGTTCTTGTAATATTTTTTCAACACAAGACCAAGCTGCTGCTGCAATCGCTGCTGCTGGAATTCCAGTATATGCATGGAAAGGTATGACTGAAGAAGAATTTGATTGGTGTATTGAACAAACATTATTCTTTGGTGAAGATCGTAAACCACTAAACATGATTTTAGATGATGGTGGTGACTTGACTAATATGGTTTTTGATCGATATCCAGAATTAATGGAAGGGATTAATGGTCTATCAGAAGAAACGACTACAGGAGTTCACCGTTTATACGAACGCATGAAAAATGGAACATTATCAATGCCGGCGATTAACGTTAACGATTCGGTTACTAAATCTAAATTTGATAATAAATACGGTTGTAAAGAAAGTGCTGTAGATGCGATTCGTCGTGCTACAGATATTATGCTTGCAGGAAAACGTGTAACAGTTTGTGGCTATGGAGATGTTGGGAAAGGAACAGCTGCTTCTTTTAAAGGGGCAGGAAGTATTGTTACTGTTACTGAAGTAGATCCAATTTGTGCTTTACAGGCTGCTATGGACGGTTTTGAAGTCAAACGTTTAGAAACCGTTGTTGGAAACACAGATATCGTAATAACAACAACAGGAAACAAAGACATTGTTCAAGGACAACACTTTGAAGCTATGAAAGACAAAACCATTGTATGTAATATTGGTCATTTTGATAATGAAATTGACATGGCTTGGTTAAAGAAAAACCATGGTAATACGCATGTAGAAATCAAACCACAAGTAGATAAATATACTATTGATGGTAAAGATGTTATTATTCTTGCTGAAGGACGTTTAGTTAATTTAGGATGTGCAACAGGTCATCCAAGTTTTGTAATGAGTAACTCATTTACAAACCAAACGTTAGCGCAACTTGAATTATGGACTAACAAAGATGCATACAAAAATGAAGTCTATATGTTACCCAAGCATTTAGATGAGAAAGTAGCAAAATTACACTTAGCTAAAATTGGTGTTGAATTAACTGAACTTCGTAAAGATCAAGCAGATTATATTGGAGTACCTCAAGAAGGTCCATTTAAACCTGAATATTACAGGTATTAA
- a CDS encoding 4'-phosphopantetheinyl transferase superfamily protein yields MPLYKTIHLNEETIVKIWKITESYEDLLGPLDLKNNSLERVLGMKSELHQRGFLSVRHLLRDFGYTDQDLYYDAYGKPHLKDGKHISITHSFTFSGVIISRSEVGIDIEMQRDKIAIIAKKFVDYEFNYLSDDDNEYIKKLTVIWGIKESLYKLFATPGMLFREHFLVIPFMLSDAKTVAWIDYKDKKYRYNTHFLEFEGFTCAFVTA; encoded by the coding sequence ATGCCATTATATAAAACTATCCACCTAAACGAAGAAACCATTGTCAAAATATGGAAGATTACAGAGTCGTATGAGGATTTATTAGGTCCCTTAGATTTAAAGAACAATAGTTTGGAACGTGTTTTAGGAATGAAAAGCGAACTGCATCAGCGAGGATTTTTAAGTGTGCGCCATTTATTGCGGGATTTTGGATATACCGATCAAGATTTGTATTACGATGCATACGGCAAACCACACTTAAAAGATGGTAAGCATATTTCAATTACACATTCATTCACGTTTTCAGGCGTAATTATTAGTCGCTCGGAGGTGGGCATTGATATTGAAATGCAGAGAGATAAAATTGCGATCATCGCGAAGAAATTTGTAGACTATGAGTTTAATTATTTATCCGATGATGATAACGAATATATTAAGAAACTTACAGTCATTTGGGGTATAAAAGAATCGTTATATAAGTTATTTGCTACTCCGGGCATGTTATTTCGTGAACATTTTTTGGTGATACCTTTTATGTTGTCTGATGCAAAAACTGTTGCATGGATTGATTATAAGGACAAAAAGTACAGGTACAATACTCATTTTTTAGAATTTGAAGGCTTTACTTGCGCCTTCGTTACGGCCTGA
- a CDS encoding geranylgeranylglyceryl/heptaprenylglyceryl phosphate synthase yields MKEIYHNILYSIFEGKKMLAILIDPDKMALQQLSAFIQKVNLSMATHIFVGGSTVEDHLTEALVFELQKHTKLPIVLFPGDITQISEHADALLFLSLISGDNPDYLIKKHISAVAQLRHSNLEVIPTGYVLIENGKETSVEKVTQTKPIPRQNIQQIIDTAKAGELLGMKLIYLESGSGALQPIPAEIICAVKNELNIPLIVGGGIRTAQELEIAYQSGADLVVIGTAFEDDDTFFEELKLVL; encoded by the coding sequence ATGAAAGAGATCTACCATAACATATTATATTCAATTTTCGAAGGAAAAAAAATGCTTGCTATATTAATTGATCCTGATAAGATGGCACTCCAGCAGCTTTCGGCATTTATTCAAAAGGTTAACCTTTCAATGGCCACGCATATATTTGTTGGTGGTAGTACTGTAGAAGATCATCTTACTGAAGCATTGGTTTTTGAATTACAAAAACACACGAAGTTACCAATCGTCTTATTTCCTGGAGATATTACTCAAATTAGTGAGCATGCAGATGCATTACTGTTCTTGTCATTAATTTCGGGAGATAACCCTGATTATTTAATAAAGAAGCATATATCGGCGGTGGCTCAACTCAGACATTCTAACTTGGAGGTGATTCCAACAGGCTATGTTCTTATTGAAAATGGAAAAGAAACATCTGTTGAAAAAGTAACACAAACAAAACCAATACCTCGTCAAAATATTCAGCAAATTATTGATACTGCTAAAGCAGGCGAACTTCTCGGGATGAAATTGATATATCTTGAATCTGGAAGTGGCGCCTTACAACCAATACCAGCAGAAATTATTTGTGCTGTAAAAAATGAATTAAATATACCCTTGATTGTTGGTGGCGGTATTAGAACTGCGCAAGAATTGGAAATAGCATACCAATCTGGAGCCGATCTTGTTGTGATAGGCACGGCATTTGAAGACGACGACACATTTTTTGAGGAATTAAAATTAGTGCTATGA
- the pnuC gene encoding nicotinamide riboside transporter PnuC: protein MNHIFEFFFETYQNRATHLIVLEAIAFFFGIASVIYAKRENILVYPIGLVATVITVYIFLHDELMGDMMMNFYYSVMSIYGWWNWSRKKDNTYVVPISRTNNKEKWIGFGMFLLTMLITYFIYKGYGTAIDSSNYIDIFTSGIFFTAMWFMANKKLENWTLWIIADIITVPLYAYRGWGMLSLQYLIFTIVAIQGYLAWKKSLNKSQIETQTV, encoded by the coding sequence ATGAACCACATTTTTGAGTTTTTTTTTGAAACCTATCAAAATAGAGCAACCCATTTGATAGTTCTTGAAGCAATAGCATTCTTCTTTGGTATTGCAAGTGTGATATATGCCAAGCGAGAGAATATTTTAGTATACCCAATTGGACTCGTCGCTACAGTAATTACAGTCTATATTTTTTTACATGATGAGCTCATGGGAGATATGATGATGAATTTTTACTATTCCGTTATGAGTATTTACGGATGGTGGAATTGGTCGCGAAAAAAAGACAATACATATGTAGTGCCAATTTCTAGAACCAACAACAAAGAAAAATGGATCGGATTCGGAATGTTTTTACTTACAATGCTAATCACATACTTTATTTATAAAGGATACGGAACAGCGATTGATTCTTCTAATTATATTGATATTTTTACATCTGGGATATTTTTTACTGCAATGTGGTTTATGGCTAATAAAAAGTTAGAGAACTGGACGCTTTGGATTATTGCAGATATTATCACAGTACCACTATATGCTTATAGAGGTTGGGGAATGTTGTCATTACAATATTTAATATTTACCATTGTAGCAATACAAGGTTATTTAGCATGGAAGAAAAGCTTAAACAAATCTCAGATAGAAACACAAACTGTATAA
- a CDS encoding AAA family ATPase, with protein MEEKLKQISDRNTNCIKVVLYGPESTGKTSLAKALADYYETTYVEEFSRYYAELKSKQNLPLTKDDVLPIAIGQIQKENEQLKSANKLLICDTDLLETQVYSEFYYNGFCPEIVKKKALENTYDLYFLTYIDIAWEADGIRDKPNNRLQMYKRFEQILKRSKKPFITVKGSFEERLNTCKRYIDELLKKAY; from the coding sequence ATGGAAGAAAAGCTTAAACAAATCTCAGATAGAAACACAAACTGTATAAAAGTCGTTTTATATGGTCCAGAATCTACAGGGAAAACCTCTTTAGCAAAAGCTCTTGCTGATTACTATGAAACGACCTATGTTGAGGAGTTTTCTCGTTATTATGCTGAACTCAAATCCAAACAAAACTTGCCGCTAACAAAAGACGATGTCTTGCCAATTGCCATCGGACAAATACAAAAGGAGAATGAACAATTAAAAAGCGCTAATAAACTTTTAATTTGTGATACAGATCTTCTTGAGACTCAAGTTTATTCGGAGTTTTATTATAACGGATTTTGTCCTGAAATTGTCAAAAAAAAGGCCTTGGAAAACACTTACGATTTGTATTTTTTAACTTATATTGACATCGCATGGGAAGCCGATGGTATTCGTGACAAGCCCAATAATCGATTACAAATGTATAAGAGGTTTGAACAGATATTGAAGCGATCTAAAAAACCATTTATTACGGTGAAAGGTAGTTTTGAAGAACGACTCAATACTTGTAAAAGATACATTGATGAACTTTTAAAAAAAGCATATTGA
- a CDS encoding DUF4301 family protein, whose translation MNFSEKDIKQIERKGLSLKKVEQQIALFENGLPFSNLVSEATIGNGILSLKPDEISYFSSLFDKTKGEKCILKFVPASGAATRMFSFLFEFLDEYSVRKESINSYINRHKSKDLSLFFIGIEKFPFFHIVQEHLQEKYPNFDSLSLNEQGLMFVQMMLDQDKLDYGNYPKGLLPFHLYKNQLVATAFGEHLYESALYSSDDESTKLHFTISEKHEHKFDEEFTRIEEKVELKTDSRFEISFSYQKESTDTIAVTPKNKPFRNDDGTLLFRPSGHGALIENLNDLEADIIFIKNIDNVVTYKYKEEVAKYKKVLAGILFEVQKQAFKYLDLLDNGDLSENQLIEIAEFLVNKMNVKISSEFEKYSLKYQIEYLTEKLNRPIRVCGMVKNEGEPGGGPFWVKDESGNISLQIVESAQINKKSKRQKEILKNATHFNPVDLVCGIKNHKGEKFDLRKFVDPKTAFITMKTKTGKDLKALELPGLWNGSMANWNTIFVEVPLITFNPVKTVNDLLKAPHQIK comes from the coding sequence TTGAATTTTTCAGAAAAAGATATAAAACAAATTGAGCGTAAAGGGTTGAGCTTGAAAAAAGTGGAGCAGCAAATCGCCCTTTTCGAGAATGGTCTTCCTTTTTCAAACTTAGTTTCTGAAGCCACCATTGGAAATGGGATTCTTAGTTTGAAACCAGATGAAATATCATATTTTAGTTCATTATTCGACAAAACAAAAGGAGAAAAATGTATTTTAAAGTTTGTTCCAGCTTCTGGTGCAGCAACTAGAATGTTCAGTTTTTTATTTGAGTTTTTAGATGAGTATTCTGTTAGGAAAGAAAGTATTAATTCTTATATAAATAGGCACAAGAGTAAAGATTTATCCCTTTTTTTTATTGGTATTGAGAAGTTTCCATTTTTTCATATTGTTCAGGAACACCTTCAAGAAAAATATCCAAATTTTGATAGCCTATCACTTAATGAGCAAGGATTAATGTTTGTTCAAATGATGTTAGATCAGGATAAGTTAGATTATGGTAATTACCCTAAAGGTTTGCTCCCGTTTCATCTTTATAAAAATCAATTGGTAGCAACCGCTTTTGGTGAACATTTATATGAATCGGCTTTGTACTCTTCTGATGATGAATCGACCAAATTACATTTTACGATTTCAGAAAAACATGAACATAAGTTTGATGAGGAATTTACAAGGATTGAAGAAAAAGTAGAACTAAAAACAGATTCAAGATTTGAAATTTCTTTTTCTTATCAAAAAGAATCTACCGATACAATTGCGGTAACTCCCAAGAATAAACCCTTTAGGAATGATGATGGCACATTACTGTTTAGACCTTCTGGCCATGGTGCTTTAATAGAAAATTTAAACGATTTAGAAGCTGATATTATCTTTATTAAAAACATAGATAATGTGGTAACTTATAAGTATAAAGAGGAAGTTGCTAAATACAAAAAAGTTCTAGCAGGGATTCTCTTTGAGGTTCAAAAACAAGCTTTTAAGTATTTAGATTTGCTAGATAACGGTGATTTATCTGAAAATCAACTTATAGAAATTGCTGAGTTCTTAGTAAACAAAATGAATGTTAAGATAAGTTCAGAATTTGAAAAGTATTCCCTTAAATATCAGATTGAGTACTTGACGGAAAAGTTGAATAGGCCAATCCGCGTATGTGGTATGGTAAAGAATGAAGGTGAACCGGGAGGTGGGCCATTTTGGGTCAAAGACGAAAGTGGAAATATATCGCTTCAAATTGTTGAATCGGCTCAAATTAATAAAAAGAGTAAGCGTCAAAAGGAAATTTTAAAGAACGCCACACATTTTAATCCGGTTGATTTAGTGTGTGGAATAAAGAATCATAAAGGTGAAAAATTTGACCTTCGGAAATTTGTAGACCCTAAAACGGCATTTATTACCATGAAAACAAAAACGGGTAAGGACCTTAAAGCACTAGAACTTCCTGGCCTGTGGAATGGCAGTATGGCTAATTGGAATACGATTTTTGTAGAGGTTCCGTTAATTACTTTTAATCCTGTAAAAACAGTTAACGATCTTCTCAAAGCACCACATCAAATAAAATAA
- the arfB gene encoding alternative ribosome rescue aminoacyl-tRNA hydrolase ArfB, giving the protein MNELKFKAIRSSGAGGQHVNKTASKIELMFDVEHSAVLTEDQKQRLKSNLQSKLSKAFILIMQCGESRSQHKNKALIISRFLELIKLNLIEEKERIPTKTTKAAKKKRLANKRKKAEKKSYRKPPPID; this is encoded by the coding sequence TTGAATGAGTTAAAATTTAAAGCCATTCGCAGTTCTGGTGCTGGTGGTCAGCATGTCAATAAAACAGCTTCTAAAATAGAATTAATGTTTGATGTGGAACACTCAGCTGTATTAACTGAAGATCAAAAGCAACGTCTTAAATCTAATCTGCAAAGCAAACTGTCAAAGGCATTTATTTTAATCATGCAATGTGGTGAAAGTAGAAGTCAGCACAAAAATAAAGCTCTAATTATAAGTCGGTTTTTAGAATTGATAAAGCTCAATTTAATTGAAGAGAAAGAGCGCATTCCAACGAAAACTACTAAAGCAGCCAAAAAAAAGAGATTGGCTAATAAACGGAAAAAAGCAGAAAAAAAATCATATCGAAAACCACCACCAATCGATTGA
- a CDS encoding TonB-dependent receptor: MKNVFAFLCFFALTLNVFSQEKQQDSTKTEKLDEVLVKAVRVDAKSPITHSNLTKKEIAKRNLGQDIPMLLNFLPSVVTTSDAGAGVGYTGIRVRGISSQSTNVTINGIPYNDAESLGTFWVNLGDFASSVESLQLQRGVGTSTNGSGAFGASINVLTDAISKEATGEISNSFGSFNTRKHTVKFSTGLLNEHFEIAGRLSNIASDGYIDRASTNLKSYYLQGSYVDDNTLIKAITFGGSEVTYQSWFGIDAETLANDRTFNPAGLYTDDNGDIQFYDREVDDYKQDHYQLHWNERYNNQWSTTVGLNYTYGRGFFEQFREDDDFETYGLEPITVNGESVTTTDLVRRRWLDNDYYVINASANYKNNNLDLIFGTSISHYNGDHFGEVIWAEFASQSDIRERYYEGNAKKNDVSVFSKANFRLNERVKLYGDIQVRHVNYETSGIASNLANFTVDENYTFFNPKAGITFELNPTNDFYFSYARANREPSRDDFENNANVQPEQLNDFELGWRHKKGNFSFNANGYLMLYNEQLVLTGNIDNVGNPVRTNSGESYRLGLELEAVIPVSPKLTLQPNATISANRNQETIISFDGTLVDLGATDIAFSPALIAANAIVYQPTKNLQMSLLSKYVGEQFMSNTEAELSKLDGFFTSDFNITYTIETQSIFDSVVFTGLVNNIFNEKFVSNGYYFTFDDDFSNPGTISTVEGVGYYPQATTNFLVGLTLKF; encoded by the coding sequence ATGAAAAATGTATTCGCTTTTTTATGTTTTTTTGCATTGACGCTCAATGTATTTTCACAAGAGAAACAACAAGATTCAACAAAAACGGAAAAACTTGACGAAGTGCTCGTAAAAGCCGTTCGTGTTGATGCCAAATCTCCAATTACACATAGTAATTTGACTAAAAAGGAAATCGCTAAACGAAATCTAGGACAGGACATCCCTATGCTTTTAAACTTTTTGCCGTCAGTGGTAACAACTTCTGATGCAGGAGCTGGTGTTGGTTATACGGGAATTCGCGTTCGTGGTATAAGTTCTCAGTCTACTAATGTCACCATTAACGGTATTCCATATAATGATGCTGAATCTCTTGGGACCTTTTGGGTTAACTTAGGTGATTTTGCTTCGTCTGTTGAGAGTTTACAATTGCAACGTGGTGTTGGTACGTCAACTAATGGCTCTGGCGCATTTGGAGCTAGTATTAATGTGCTTACCGATGCTATATCAAAAGAGGCAACTGGAGAAATTTCTAATTCTTTTGGAAGTTTTAATACTAGAAAACATACTGTGAAGTTTAGTACTGGGTTGTTAAATGAGCATTTCGAAATTGCTGGCCGACTATCAAATATTGCTTCAGACGGATATATTGATAGGGCTTCTACCAATTTAAAATCGTACTATCTGCAGGGCTCTTATGTCGATGATAATACACTCATCAAAGCAATTACTTTTGGTGGGAGTGAAGTAACATACCAATCATGGTTTGGAATCGATGCAGAAACTTTAGCAAATGATAGAACATTCAATCCAGCCGGACTTTATACAGATGATAATGGTGATATTCAGTTTTATGATCGCGAAGTAGATGACTATAAACAAGATCATTATCAGTTGCATTGGAATGAGCGCTATAACAATCAATGGTCAACAACTGTTGGATTAAATTATACCTACGGTCGTGGGTTTTTTGAACAGTTTAGAGAAGATGACGATTTTGAGACCTACGGATTAGAACCTATAACGGTTAATGGTGAATCTGTTACCACAACAGATTTGGTAAGACGTCGTTGGTTAGATAATGACTATTATGTGATTAATGCCAGTGCTAATTATAAGAATAATAACCTAGATTTAATCTTCGGAACTTCAATTAGTCACTATAATGGAGATCATTTTGGAGAAGTTATTTGGGCAGAGTTTGCAAGTCAGAGTGATATTCGAGAGCGTTATTATGAAGGGAACGCCAAAAAGAACGATGTTTCAGTTTTTTCTAAAGCTAACTTCCGATTGAATGAACGTGTCAAACTCTACGGAGACATACAGGTAAGACATGTAAATTATGAAACCTCAGGTATAGCCTCTAATTTGGCTAACTTCACTGTTGACGAAAATTACACCTTCTTCAATCCTAAAGCAGGAATTACATTTGAATTGAACCCTACAAATGACTTCTATTTTTCTTATGCTAGAGCAAATCGGGAACCAAGTCGCGATGATTTTGAAAATAATGCCAATGTGCAACCAGAACAACTTAACGATTTCGAACTTGGCTGGAGACATAAAAAGGGCAACTTTAGTTTTAATGCTAATGGTTATTTAATGCTATATAATGAACAATTAGTATTAACTGGAAATATTGATAATGTTGGAAATCCTGTTCGCACCAATAGTGGTGAAAGCTATCGTTTAGGACTAGAATTAGAAGCTGTAATTCCAGTATCCCCAAAGTTGACCTTGCAACCTAATGCAACCATAAGTGCGAATAGAAATCAAGAGACAATCATTTCATTTGATGGTACATTGGTTGATTTAGGAGCAACAGATATCGCTTTTTCACCAGCGTTGATAGCTGCAAATGCCATTGTATATCAGCCAACTAAAAACTTACAAATGTCTTTATTAAGTAAGTATGTTGGTGAACAATTTATGAGTAATACTGAAGCAGAATTGTCCAAATTAGATGGGTTTTTTACAAGTGACTTCAACATCACATACACCATAGAAACTCAGTCGATATTTGATTCGGTTGTGTTCACAGGATTGGTAAATAATATATTCAACGAAAAATTTGTATCTAATGGTTATTATTTCACCTTTGATGATGATTTTAGTAATCCTGGAACTATTTCAACAGTGGAAGGTGTTGGGTATTACCCCCAAGCTACGACTAACTTTTTAGTAGGATTAACCTTAAAATTTTAA
- the greA gene encoding transcription elongation factor GreA, which translates to MSKVSYYTAEGLKKLRDELKQLKDIERPKASQAIAEARDKGDLSENAEYDAAKEAQGMLEMKISKLEETLSGARVIDESQMDASKALVLSKVKIKNQTNGMEMVYTLVADGEADLASGKISVNSPIGKGLLGKMVGEVAEVQVPNGVMKFDILEISR; encoded by the coding sequence ATGAGTAAAGTATCTTATTATACTGCTGAAGGATTAAAAAAATTAAGAGACGAACTTAAGCAATTGAAAGATATTGAGCGCCCAAAAGCGTCGCAAGCAATAGCCGAAGCAAGAGATAAAGGTGATTTGAGTGAAAATGCAGAATATGATGCGGCTAAGGAAGCGCAAGGGATGTTAGAGATGAAAATTTCTAAATTAGAAGAAACCTTGTCTGGTGCACGCGTGATCGACGAGTCTCAAATGGATGCCTCTAAGGCTCTAGTATTATCAAAAGTGAAAATTAAAAACCAAACTAATGGTATGGAAATGGTTTATACTTTAGTAGCTGATGGTGAAGCCGATTTAGCCTCTGGAAAAATCTCTGTGAATTCGCCTATTGGGAAGGGGCTATTAGGTAAAATGGTGGGAGAAGTTGCGGAAGTTCAAGTGCCTAACGGTGTTATGAAATTCGATATTTTAGAGATTTCTAGATAA
- a CDS encoding HIT family protein, with the protein MASIFTKIINGEIPCYKVAETEDFLAFLDINPNAKGHTLCIPKKEVDKIFDLDESTYHGLMEFSRQIAIAIENAVVCRRVGMTVIGLEVPHVHVHLIPLSTMEDARFTTKTQLKTAEFEAIAERIASFL; encoded by the coding sequence ATGGCATCTATATTCACAAAAATAATTAATGGTGAAATTCCTTGCTATAAAGTTGCTGAAACTGAAGATTTTTTGGCGTTTTTAGATATTAATCCTAATGCGAAAGGACATACATTATGTATTCCGAAAAAAGAAGTTGATAAGATTTTTGATCTTGATGAATCAACGTATCATGGACTTATGGAATTCTCAAGACAAATAGCGATAGCTATTGAAAATGCTGTGGTATGTAGGCGCGTTGGAATGACTGTTATTGGATTAGAAGTTCCGCACGTTCACGTTCACTTAATTCCATTATCAACCATGGAAGATGCGCGTTTTACCACCAAAACACAATTAAAAACTGCTGAATTTGAAGCCATCGCAGAACGGATAGCTTCTTTTCTGTAA
- a CDS encoding HAMP domain-containing sensor histidine kinase — protein MALSMNRNMTRWIIIVASFIIISLILWNTYAFFQNFKAEERSKMQIWSSAQTEFLNSENNPNLDLILEILNSNTSTPVLVVINETGTVGNTNNIDDSEIKDSIAVKKLISKFKAENKPIEVMIDDEVYSTIYYGYSPLLNKLKYYPLALLLIIFLFAAVAYFFYKSSKTADQNKLWTGMAKETAHQIGTPLSSLVGWTEILRSEHVNPDYLIEIEKDISRLQMITDRFSKIGSIPTLAKSDIVKETIDSFEYLKVRSSKLINFKITTPEQPLFVDLNKQLYSWTIENLVKNAIDAMKGKGTLKLAITHDDKLVKITVEDSGKGITKQNYNSIFQPGYTTKRRGWGLGLSLAKRIIEDYHNGKIKVLHSEIGKGTTMQISLKLIS, from the coding sequence ATGGCACTAAGCATGAACCGCAATATGACGCGATGGATAATCATCGTTGCTTCCTTTATCATTATCTCTTTAATATTATGGAATACCTATGCTTTTTTTCAAAATTTTAAAGCAGAAGAACGCAGTAAAATGCAAATATGGTCATCTGCCCAAACAGAGTTTTTAAACTCAGAAAACAATCCCAATTTAGATCTTATACTAGAAATTTTAAATAGCAATACCTCTACACCAGTTTTGGTAGTTATTAATGAAACTGGTACCGTTGGAAATACTAATAATATTGATGACTCTGAAATTAAAGATTCAATTGCAGTAAAAAAACTGATTTCAAAATTTAAAGCTGAAAATAAGCCCATTGAGGTCATGATTGACGATGAAGTCTATTCAACAATTTACTACGGCTACTCACCATTATTGAATAAGTTAAAATATTATCCTTTAGCATTATTGCTTATTATCTTCCTATTTGCTGCCGTAGCATATTTCTTCTATAAAAGTTCTAAGACAGCAGATCAAAATAAATTATGGACGGGTATGGCCAAAGAAACCGCACATCAAATAGGAACACCCTTGTCATCATTGGTGGGATGGACTGAAATTCTAAGAAGTGAGCACGTAAATCCAGACTATCTCATTGAAATTGAAAAAGACATATCCAGATTACAAATGATTACAGATCGTTTCAGTAAAATTGGTTCTATACCTACTCTGGCAAAGAGTGATATCGTTAAGGAAACAATCGACTCTTTTGAATACCTCAAAGTACGCTCCTCAAAATTAATTAACTTTAAAATTACCACACCAGAGCAGCCCTTATTTGTTGACCTCAATAAGCAATTATATAGTTGGACAATCGAAAACTTAGTTAAAAATGCCATTGATGCCATGAAAGGCAAAGGCACTTTAAAATTAGCCATAACTCATGATGATAAGCTGGTAAAAATTACTGTTGAAGACAGTGGAAAAGGAATCACAAAGCAAAATTATAATTCGATATTTCAACCTGGCTATACCACCAAAAGGCGCGGTTGGGGTTTAGGTTTGTCTTTAGCAAAACGAATTATTGAAGATTATCACAATGGAAAAATAAAAGTTCTTCATTCTGAAATTGGAAAAGGAACAACCATGCAGATTTCGTTGAAATTAATATCCTAA